Proteins found in one Arthrobacter sp. U41 genomic segment:
- a CDS encoding DUF4439 domain-containing protein, translated as MKDDTREKRRRGLIPRISLLACLALVVVSLGVALSPGNPKEPAEPTFSEQARSAALAETMRLRAAGELLSQTLSGDGQAAVARTVSLLTSQARALLRPGQDEPASSPSPDSSPSPASPAASTAVVPPVVPPASVAALASELAASASQRLTDAAVADGGMARLLAAVGTAQLLQGSSLAAAAGAPAPAVPDPAAPQPSGVCTSATASPASSGAAADDPTGPTAVASAGNLAGNLAGTDPAPASLAAALAATVETELETVYGYQVALTRLGGQAAGPAAEQLARHEALAGAAEALSRVHCAPVPPRVAGYQLGQDFLDSPAAGLGGLEAAALPVYGDLVALSEGETRQWAITGLVGAARRAALWGAETGVLPGLTADPEGFPELPSPTPSP; from the coding sequence GTGAAAGACGACACCAGGGAAAAGCGGCGGCGGGGACTCATTCCCCGCATCTCGCTCCTGGCCTGCCTCGCCCTTGTGGTCGTCAGCCTCGGGGTGGCGTTGAGTCCCGGAAACCCGAAGGAGCCCGCCGAACCGACGTTTTCCGAACAGGCGAGGTCCGCGGCACTGGCTGAAACCATGCGGCTGCGGGCGGCCGGCGAGCTCCTCAGCCAGACCCTCTCCGGCGACGGGCAGGCCGCAGTGGCGCGCACTGTGAGTTTGCTGACAAGCCAGGCACGGGCCCTCCTGCGACCGGGCCAGGACGAACCGGCTTCTTCGCCCTCCCCCGATTCCTCCCCGAGCCCGGCCTCTCCGGCTGCCTCGACGGCTGTTGTGCCCCCTGTTGTCCCGCCCGCGTCGGTGGCCGCGCTGGCCAGCGAGCTTGCGGCCAGCGCCTCGCAACGGCTCACCGACGCCGCCGTTGCCGACGGCGGCATGGCCCGGCTGCTTGCCGCCGTCGGAACCGCCCAGCTGCTCCAGGGGTCCTCCCTCGCCGCCGCGGCCGGGGCTCCGGCCCCTGCCGTGCCGGACCCCGCCGCACCCCAGCCGTCCGGGGTATGCACGAGCGCGACGGCATCGCCGGCGTCCTCCGGCGCCGCGGCCGATGATCCGACCGGTCCCACGGCGGTAGCCTCGGCGGGCAACCTGGCGGGCAACCTGGCGGGGACGGACCCTGCCCCCGCTTCCCTTGCCGCAGCGCTGGCGGCGACCGTGGAGACCGAACTGGAAACCGTGTACGGCTATCAGGTGGCCCTGACCCGGCTGGGCGGCCAAGCAGCCGGCCCGGCGGCGGAGCAGCTAGCCCGGCATGAGGCCCTCGCCGGAGCTGCCGAAGCGCTGAGCAGAGTGCACTGCGCCCCGGTTCCGCCCCGCGTGGCCGGCTACCAGTTGGGGCAGGACTTCCTCGATTCACCGGCCGCGGGTCTCGGCGGCCTGGAGGCTGCGGCACTGCCTGTTTACGGGGACCTGGTGGCCCTGAGCGAGGGTGAGACCCGGCAGTGGGCCATCACCGGTCTTGTCGGCGCCGCACGCCGCGCCGCTCTCTGGGGCGCTGAAACCGGCGTGCTTCCGGGCCTGACCGCAGACCCGGAGGGATTCCCCGAGCTTCCGTCACCAACCCCCAGTCCATAG
- the rimP gene encoding ribosome maturation factor RimP — translation MTNAEATTSTDRTGTGKADAAPAHNFEAERLHALLEPEVLANRLYLEDVSIHVAGANRVVHVVVDLPQEETGGVGLDVIAEISKTLSETLDNDPSTDARPYELEVSSPGVGRPLTEERHWHRARGRMVKVNVLQGENVTGRVQSVDDEGVTLIPEIAVKKGMKPKQGEPIKLPFDKIRSGKVEIEFSHLEEAGLENAHNGPSEEA, via the coding sequence ATGACCAACGCAGAAGCCACGACTTCGACAGACCGGACCGGGACGGGTAAGGCTGACGCCGCACCCGCTCACAACTTTGAGGCCGAGCGGCTGCATGCCCTCCTGGAGCCCGAAGTCCTGGCAAACCGGCTTTACCTGGAGGACGTTTCCATTCACGTCGCCGGTGCCAACCGGGTGGTCCACGTGGTGGTGGACCTGCCGCAGGAGGAAACGGGCGGCGTCGGTCTTGACGTCATCGCGGAGATCTCCAAGACCCTTTCCGAAACCCTGGACAACGATCCCAGCACCGACGCGCGACCGTACGAGCTTGAGGTTTCCTCGCCCGGCGTCGGCCGTCCCCTGACCGAAGAGCGGCACTGGCACCGCGCCCGCGGCCGGATGGTCAAGGTTAATGTCCTCCAGGGTGAGAACGTCACCGGCCGGGTCCAGTCCGTTGATGACGAAGGCGTCACCCTGATCCCGGAGATCGCCGTGAAGAAGGGCATGAAGCCCAAGCAGGGCGAGCCCATCAAGCTTCCGTTCGACAAGATCCGCAGTGGAAAAGTCGAGATAGAGTTCAGCCACCTCGAAGAGGCCGGTCTGGAGAACGCACACAATGGACCTTCCGAGGAGGCCTAA
- the nusA gene encoding transcription termination factor NusA — MDIDMSALRLLEREREIPLDLLIPTIEQALLVAYHKTPGAFEKARAELDRKSGHVTIWATEIDDDGAPIGEFEDTPAGFGRIAASTARQIILQRLRDVEDDNVLGEFKGREGELVAGTIQQGNNPHMIQVNLGTVEALLPPPEQVPGEKYTHGNRLRAFVIDVHRGTKGPSITLSRSHPGLVRKLFEMEVPEIADRSVEIVALAREAGHRTKMAVKANIPGINAKGACIGEMGSRVRAVMNELNDEKIDIVDYSEDPATFIASALSPSRVNSVTITDEATRSARVVVPDYQLSLAIGKEGQNARLAAKLTGWRIDIISDAAVSRDK; from the coding sequence ATGGATATTGACATGAGCGCACTGAGACTCCTGGAGCGTGAGCGTGAAATCCCGCTGGATCTCCTGATTCCGACCATCGAACAGGCCCTGCTGGTCGCCTACCACAAGACGCCGGGAGCCTTCGAGAAGGCCCGTGCCGAGCTGGACCGCAAGAGCGGACACGTGACCATCTGGGCCACGGAGATCGACGACGACGGCGCCCCCATCGGCGAATTCGAAGACACCCCCGCGGGCTTTGGCCGGATCGCAGCCAGCACGGCGCGGCAGATCATCCTGCAGCGCCTGCGCGATGTTGAGGACGACAATGTCCTCGGAGAGTTCAAGGGCCGCGAGGGCGAGCTCGTGGCCGGAACCATCCAGCAGGGCAACAACCCGCACATGATCCAGGTCAACCTGGGCACGGTGGAGGCACTGCTTCCGCCGCCCGAGCAGGTGCCCGGGGAGAAGTACACCCACGGCAACCGGCTCCGCGCCTTCGTGATCGACGTGCACCGCGGCACCAAGGGCCCCTCCATCACCCTGTCCCGGTCCCACCCGGGCCTCGTGCGGAAGCTCTTCGAAATGGAAGTTCCGGAAATCGCGGACCGCTCCGTGGAAATCGTCGCCCTGGCCCGCGAGGCCGGGCACCGCACCAAGATGGCCGTCAAGGCCAACATCCCCGGCATCAACGCCAAGGGCGCGTGCATCGGTGAAATGGGTTCGCGCGTCCGCGCGGTCATGAACGAACTCAACGACGAAAAGATCGACATCGTCGACTATAGCGAGGACCCGGCCACGTTTATCGCCAGCGCGCTGTCCCCGTCACGGGTGAACTCGGTCACCATCACGGACGAGGCAACCCGCTCGGCCCGCGTTGTGGTGCCGGACTACCAGCTCTCCCTCGCGATCGGCAAGGAAGGCCAGAACGCCCGCCTCGCCGCCAAGCTCACCGGCTGGCGGATCGACATCATCTCCGATGCCGCCGTCAGCCGCGACAAATAG
- a CDS encoding YlxR family protein, which yields MAHVQHLENQPQRTCIGCRKKGSRSQLLRLVADGSGSTAVVLDERRRMAGRGAWLHPSEKCLALAVKRRAFGRALNGAAVTADVERRIMAVTQAVDTPVAAAKTVQPESGSEN from the coding sequence GTGGCACACGTGCAACACCTCGAGAATCAGCCGCAGCGTACCTGCATCGGATGCCGGAAAAAGGGTTCGCGGTCGCAGCTTCTCCGGCTCGTCGCCGACGGCAGCGGTTCAACCGCCGTCGTACTGGATGAACGACGCCGGATGGCTGGCCGGGGTGCATGGCTGCACCCCAGCGAAAAGTGCCTGGCACTGGCGGTCAAACGTCGGGCGTTCGGACGCGCCCTCAACGGCGCCGCCGTAACAGCCGACGTCGAACGCCGGATCATGGCAGTCACGCAAGCCGTGGACACCCCGGTGGCCGCAGCAAAAACCGTCCAACCTGAAAGCGGGTCAGAAAACTGA
- the infB gene encoding translation initiation factor IF-2, producing MAKVRVHELAKELGITSKDAVTKLQELGEFVRSASSTIEAPVVRKLRNAFPDAAAASKSEAPASAPKAPASPSASRPAPAPAAVAPTAPAAAVTKTEAPAAAAAPAPSAAPAAPAAAPAAPAAPAAQAPAAPSTGAKPGARPAPKAEAPAAPARQGGAPRPGGPRPGNNPFATSQGMPRGRGGDNERPSRPGNNPFAPSQGMPRPGGSRTEGERPGGPRPAAGAGGPRPGAPRTGGAPGARPGAPRPAGAAGAGRPAGAGGNRPTPGMMPNRTERPAPAGAGRPGGGARGPGRPGGAPGTGAPGAGGGAPAGGGFGKGGRGRGGTQGAFGKGGAGRGKQRKSKRAKRQELEQMSAPSLGGVSVPRGDGHTVVRLRRGSSITDFADKIEANPAALVTVLFHLGEMATATQSLDEETFALLGEELGYKLQVVSPEDEERDLLSGFDIDFDAELEAEGDEELEARPPVVTVMGHVDHGKTRLLDAIRKSDVMAGEHGGITQHIGAYQVTHAHEGIDRKITFIDTPGHEAFTAMRARGAKVTDIAILVVAADDGVMPQTVEALNHAQAANVPIVVAVNKIDKEGANPEKVRGQLTEYGLVPEEYGGDTMFVEVSARQNLNIDELLEAVLLTADAALDMRANPNKDARGIAIEANLDKGRGAVATVLVQSGTLHIGDTIVAGTAHGRVRAMFDDDGSALTEAGPSRPVQVLGLSNVPRAGDTFFVTADERTARQIAEKREAADRNAALAKRRKRISLEDFDQAVADGKIDTLNLILKGDVSGAVEALEDALLKIDVGEGVQLRVIHRGVGAITQNDVNLATVDSAVIIGFNVKPAERVAELADREGVDMRFYSVIYAAIDDIEAALKGMLKPEYEEVQLGTAEVREVFRSSKFGNIAGSIVRSGVIRRNAKARVSRDGKVIGDNLTVETLKRFKDDATEVRTDFECGIGLGSFNDINEGDTIETFEMREKPRL from the coding sequence GTGGCCAAGGTCCGCGTACATGAGCTTGCTAAAGAGCTCGGTATTACTTCCAAAGATGCAGTAACCAAACTGCAGGAACTGGGCGAATTCGTTCGCTCTGCCTCTTCCACCATTGAGGCCCCCGTTGTGAGGAAACTCCGCAACGCGTTCCCCGACGCAGCAGCAGCTTCGAAGTCCGAAGCGCCCGCGTCCGCACCCAAGGCACCCGCCAGCCCCTCGGCATCCCGTCCGGCGCCCGCGCCGGCCGCGGTTGCACCCACGGCGCCGGCGGCTGCAGTAACCAAGACAGAAGCTCCGGCAGCAGCAGCGGCTCCGGCACCGAGTGCCGCCCCGGCAGCTCCGGCCGCCGCACCGGCCGCACCTGCGGCTCCCGCCGCCCAGGCTCCGGCCGCACCTTCGACGGGCGCCAAGCCCGGCGCACGTCCGGCACCGAAGGCTGAAGCCCCGGCTGCTCCGGCACGCCAGGGTGGCGCACCCCGCCCGGGCGGTCCCCGTCCCGGCAACAACCCGTTCGCTACCTCCCAGGGCATGCCCCGGGGCCGCGGCGGCGACAACGAACGTCCCTCGCGTCCGGGTAACAACCCGTTCGCTCCTTCCCAGGGCATGCCGCGTCCGGGCGGAAGCCGCACCGAGGGCGAACGCCCCGGCGGGCCCCGTCCCGCAGCAGGCGCTGGTGGTCCGCGTCCCGGCGCTCCCCGCACAGGCGGAGCCCCGGGTGCCCGTCCGGGCGCCCCGCGTCCGGCTGGCGCTGCAGGCGCTGGCCGTCCGGCAGGGGCCGGCGGAAACCGTCCGACTCCCGGCATGATGCCTAACCGCACCGAACGTCCCGCACCCGCAGGTGCAGGCCGTCCCGGCGGCGGAGCCCGCGGCCCCGGCCGTCCGGGTGGCGCTCCAGGTACCGGTGCTCCCGGTGCCGGTGGCGGCGCTCCGGCCGGCGGTGGCTTCGGCAAGGGTGGCCGCGGTCGCGGTGGCACCCAGGGTGCTTTCGGTAAGGGCGGCGCAGGCCGTGGCAAGCAGCGCAAGTCGAAGCGTGCCAAGCGCCAGGAACTCGAGCAGATGAGTGCTCCGTCGCTGGGTGGCGTAAGTGTGCCCCGCGGCGACGGCCACACCGTGGTCCGGCTTCGCCGTGGCTCGTCCATCACGGACTTTGCCGACAAGATCGAGGCGAACCCCGCAGCACTGGTGACCGTCCTCTTCCACCTCGGCGAAATGGCTACCGCCACGCAGTCGCTGGATGAAGAGACCTTCGCCCTGCTGGGCGAGGAGCTTGGCTACAAGCTCCAGGTCGTGTCCCCGGAGGACGAGGAGCGCGATCTGCTCTCCGGCTTCGACATCGACTTCGACGCCGAGCTGGAAGCCGAAGGCGATGAGGAACTTGAGGCACGTCCTCCGGTTGTCACCGTCATGGGTCACGTTGACCACGGTAAGACCCGTCTGCTCGATGCCATCCGCAAGTCCGACGTTATGGCGGGCGAGCACGGCGGCATCACGCAGCACATCGGTGCTTACCAGGTCACGCACGCCCACGAAGGTATCGATCGCAAGATCACCTTCATCGATACTCCGGGCCACGAGGCGTTCACCGCCATGCGTGCCCGTGGTGCCAAGGTCACTGACATCGCCATCCTCGTGGTCGCAGCGGACGACGGCGTTATGCCGCAGACCGTTGAAGCCCTCAACCACGCGCAGGCGGCCAACGTGCCGATCGTTGTGGCCGTGAACAAGATCGACAAGGAAGGCGCGAACCCGGAAAAGGTCCGCGGCCAGCTGACCGAGTACGGACTGGTTCCGGAAGAATACGGTGGCGACACCATGTTCGTGGAGGTCTCTGCCCGCCAGAACCTGAACATCGACGAGCTGCTCGAGGCCGTCCTGCTCACCGCAGACGCAGCCCTGGACATGCGCGCCAACCCGAACAAGGACGCCCGCGGTATCGCGATTGAGGCCAACCTGGACAAGGGCCGCGGCGCGGTCGCTACCGTCCTGGTCCAGTCCGGCACCCTGCACATCGGCGACACCATCGTGGCAGGCACGGCCCACGGCCGCGTACGTGCGATGTTCGACGACGACGGCAGTGCACTGACCGAGGCCGGCCCGTCCCGCCCCGTGCAGGTACTGGGTCTGTCCAACGTCCCGCGCGCCGGCGACACGTTCTTCGTGACCGCTGACGAGCGCACCGCCCGCCAGATCGCCGAGAAGCGTGAAGCTGCGGACCGCAACGCGGCCCTGGCCAAGCGCCGCAAGCGCATCAGCCTGGAAGACTTCGACCAGGCCGTCGCCGATGGCAAGATCGACACCCTCAACCTCATCCTCAAGGGTGACGTGTCCGGTGCCGTGGAAGCCCTCGAAGACGCGCTGCTCAAGATCGACGTCGGCGAAGGTGTCCAGCTCCGCGTTATCCACCGCGGTGTCGGTGCGATCACGCAGAACGACGTCAACCTGGCGACGGTCGACAGCGCCGTCATCATCGGCTTCAACGTCAAGCCCGCCGAGCGTGTTGCCGAACTGGCAGACCGCGAAGGCGTGGACATGCGCTTCTACTCCGTCATCTACGCAGCAATTGATGACATTGAGGCAGCCCTCAAGGGCATGCTCAAGCCCGAGTACGAAGAGGTCCAGCTTGGCACCGCCGAGGTCCGCGAAGTGTTCCGTTCCTCCAAGTTCGGCAACATTGCAGGCTCGATCGTGCGCTCGGGTGTTATCCGACGCAACGCCAAGGCCCGGGTCAGCCGCGACGGCAAGGTCATCGGTGACAACCTCACCGTTGAGACGCTCAAGCGCTTCAAGGACGACGCCACCGAGGTCCGCACGGACTTCGAGTGTGGTATCGGTCTTGGCTCGTTCAACGACATCAACGAAGGTGACACCATCGAGACCTTCGAGATGCGCGAAAAGCCGCGCCTCTAA
- the rbfA gene encoding 30S ribosome-binding factor RbfA, producing the protein MADPARAAKLAQRIKVVVAEALGRRVKDPRLEGVTVTDARVTNDLQHATIYYTVFGDQLVQAEAAKGLEKAKGVLRQEVGRNITVRLTPTLEFVADQIPVNASNLEELLRAAKKRDAEVAALAASAKHAGDADPYKSDTPQDVELDEDDFDEEDLDLINEDDVDEDSNK; encoded by the coding sequence ATGGCTGATCCCGCACGGGCTGCCAAGTTGGCGCAGCGGATTAAGGTTGTTGTTGCCGAGGCGCTGGGCCGGAGGGTCAAGGATCCCCGGCTTGAGGGCGTCACCGTTACCGATGCGCGTGTGACCAATGATCTTCAGCATGCCACCATCTACTACACCGTGTTCGGTGACCAGCTGGTCCAGGCCGAGGCGGCCAAGGGGCTTGAGAAGGCCAAGGGCGTGCTGCGTCAGGAAGTCGGGCGGAACATCACCGTCCGGCTCACCCCGACGCTGGAGTTCGTGGCGGACCAGATCCCCGTCAACGCCTCCAACCTGGAGGAACTTCTCCGGGCTGCGAAGAAGCGCGACGCCGAGGTGGCCGCACTGGCTGCCAGCGCGAAGCACGCCGGCGACGCCGACCCCTACAAGAGCGACACTCCCCAGGACGTGGAGCTCGATGAGGATGACTTCGACGAAGAGGACCTCGACCTCATCAACGAAGACGACGTCGACGAGGACAGCAACAAATAG
- a CDS encoding ScyD/ScyE family protein, translating to MRKRLSLLATAATAAVFLSTGTAAGVAPATAPGKGQGGSAGETAPVLLTDRLVGPLHVNAGRHGSVTVSESFAGRLTRVDADGHQKVLYETADWSVAGNAQWRDTTYFLESQGAGPDPAELAGHVRIIEEDGHQRTLGDFAALETEDNADGTTRYGYRHLPDSCAAELPANMPASYTGEVDSHPYGIVHTEETIYVADAGANSVVSVDTGSGRTETVAVLPPRPYQITPEAAASNGLPDCVVGTTYDFEAVPTDVAVGPDGWLYVTSLPGGPEDPTLGPRGAIFKVDPDDGDVELVADEIMTPTGLALDDNGDMYVASLFGEGVLRIDPDSGGQSVVLAAAFAADVDLRGDTLFATVNALPGPGGPPDGRVMYLELKDGRHDRAAFS from the coding sequence ATGAGAAAGCGTTTGTCATTGCTAGCCACGGCCGCCACCGCAGCCGTGTTCCTCTCGACCGGGACAGCTGCCGGCGTAGCCCCCGCCACAGCCCCCGGGAAGGGCCAGGGCGGGAGCGCCGGAGAGACCGCACCGGTTCTGCTCACCGACAGGCTCGTGGGCCCGCTTCACGTCAACGCCGGCCGCCACGGCTCAGTCACGGTGAGCGAGTCCTTCGCCGGCCGCTTGACGCGGGTCGACGCCGACGGGCACCAGAAGGTCCTCTACGAAACCGCGGACTGGAGCGTGGCGGGCAACGCCCAGTGGCGTGACACGACGTACTTCCTGGAGAGCCAAGGCGCCGGACCCGACCCGGCCGAGCTGGCCGGACACGTCCGCATCATCGAAGAAGACGGTCACCAGCGGACGCTGGGCGACTTCGCCGCCCTGGAAACGGAGGACAACGCCGACGGCACAACCCGGTACGGCTACCGCCACCTGCCGGACAGCTGCGCAGCCGAACTGCCGGCCAATATGCCCGCCAGCTACACGGGTGAAGTTGATTCCCATCCATACGGAATCGTCCACACGGAAGAAACCATCTACGTCGCCGACGCCGGGGCCAACAGTGTGGTGTCAGTTGACACCGGGAGCGGCCGGACCGAGACCGTCGCTGTGCTGCCGCCGCGTCCCTACCAGATCACCCCGGAAGCCGCGGCCTCCAACGGCCTGCCCGACTGCGTTGTGGGAACGACCTACGACTTCGAGGCTGTTCCGACCGATGTCGCCGTCGGACCCGACGGGTGGCTGTATGTCACTTCGCTGCCGGGCGGACCGGAAGATCCGACGCTCGGCCCGCGGGGGGCGATCTTCAAGGTGGATCCGGACGACGGCGACGTGGAGCTCGTGGCGGATGAGATCATGACGCCCACGGGACTCGCCCTGGACGACAACGGCGACATGTACGTCGCCTCGCTCTTCGGTGAAGGCGTGCTCAGGATCGACCCGGACTCGGGCGGGCAGTCGGTGGTGCTCGCCGCAGCTTTCGCGGCCGATGTGGACCTGCGCGGAGACACGCTCTTTGCCACGGTCAACGCCCTGCCCGGACCCGGGGGCCCGCCGGACGGCCGGGTGATGTACCTGGAGCTGAAGGACGGGCGGCACGACCGGGCTGCATTCAGCTGA
- a CDS encoding deaminase, which produces MATAPSAPGIDRFLDQAVRLAAANVAAGGGPFGALVVTPDGRIHEGVNHVTRDNDPTAHAEVVAIRAAAAASANFDLSGAVLYASCEPCPLCLAAALWARVDRVYFAADRHAAAAAGFDDALFYEYFDGTRPDLMPVRQTAVPASGAPFQAWLDNPDRIEY; this is translated from the coding sequence ATGGCCACGGCACCCTCAGCTCCCGGAATTGACCGCTTCCTGGATCAGGCCGTCCGGCTCGCCGCCGCAAACGTGGCCGCGGGCGGCGGACCTTTCGGTGCGCTGGTGGTGACCCCCGACGGGCGGATCCATGAGGGCGTCAACCATGTCACGCGGGACAACGACCCCACCGCCCACGCCGAGGTGGTGGCCATCCGTGCTGCCGCGGCCGCGTCCGCCAATTTCGATCTCAGCGGGGCCGTGCTCTATGCCAGCTGCGAACCGTGCCCGCTGTGCCTCGCCGCAGCCCTGTGGGCGCGCGTGGACCGGGTCTACTTCGCCGCGGACCGGCACGCGGCCGCTGCCGCCGGCTTCGACGACGCGCTTTTCTATGAGTACTTTGACGGAACCCGGCCGGACCTGATGCCGGTGCGCCAAACTGCAGTCCCGGCGTCGGGCGCACCATTCCAGGCCTGGCTCGATAACCCGGACCGCATTGAGTACTGA
- the trxA gene encoding thioredoxin, which produces MGSSLIACPHCGKTNRLPAAAAGHPRCGNCRKDLPWIVEAGDADFAAIAEQSSTPALIDFWAAWCGPCRMVSPVLDRLAQERAGRVKLVKVDVDKSPALSRRFDIQAIPTMLLIIDGKVVARQAGAPPAAALRQWLDGALAAGKP; this is translated from the coding sequence GTGGGCTCCAGCCTGATCGCCTGCCCGCACTGCGGGAAGACCAACCGGCTACCGGCGGCGGCCGCCGGGCATCCACGCTGCGGCAACTGCCGCAAGGACCTCCCCTGGATTGTCGAGGCAGGGGATGCCGACTTCGCCGCGATCGCCGAGCAGTCCTCGACGCCTGCCCTGATCGACTTCTGGGCAGCCTGGTGTGGGCCCTGCCGCATGGTCAGCCCGGTGCTGGACAGGCTGGCCCAGGAGCGCGCCGGCCGGGTCAAGCTCGTCAAGGTCGACGTCGACAAATCACCGGCGCTCTCACGGCGCTTCGACATCCAGGCCATTCCGACGATGCTGTTGATCATCGACGGGAAAGTGGTGGCCCGGCAGGCGGGCGCACCGCCGGCGGCCGCCCTGCGCCAGTGGCTCGACGGCGCGCTGGCCGCCGGCAAGCCGTGA
- a CDS encoding CU044_2847 family protein, with protein sequence MTDILRYEVGSGTVLVEVADGSFGVERPSRNEQGITDAGRRLEDALAAIRPAANAAAEVLKEIGAEHLELQFGVKLAGEAGAIIAQNCSEAHFIVKLSFSHAPEAPPSPEDEIIL encoded by the coding sequence ATGACCGACATACTGCGCTACGAAGTGGGTTCCGGGACGGTGCTGGTGGAGGTTGCGGACGGCAGCTTCGGCGTCGAGCGCCCCTCGCGGAACGAGCAGGGCATTACGGATGCCGGGCGGCGGCTTGAGGATGCCCTCGCAGCCATCCGGCCGGCGGCCAACGCGGCAGCGGAGGTCCTGAAGGAAATCGGCGCAGAGCACCTGGAACTTCAGTTCGGCGTGAAGCTGGCCGGTGAGGCGGGGGCCATCATTGCGCAGAACTGCTCCGAGGCCCACTTCATCGTCAAGCTCTCTTTCTCCCACGCGCCCGAGGCGCCGCCGTCGCCGGAGGACGAGATTATCCTGTGA
- a CDS encoding pyridoxal phosphate-dependent aminotransferase, giving the protein MPELAAHVRDVPINQIREITEAAWGTPGAIVLSIGEPGFAVPRHILEAGMACLDRDETNYTPNAGIPALREAFAARFREHHATPVGADRVYVVDGAQQGLHFAMSLLLSPGDEVLIPNPGYPTFAMTSSLLHAVPVQYPLYPEHDFQPRIRDIEELITPRTKVLILNSPSNPLGAVLGEELTRSLVALAVRHDLWIISDECYEAFTYDVPHVSPARFDSDVPGEARVFTSLTLSKTYGLTGLRIGALICPPGLEQRMNNVMEAIVSCVASPSQYAALAALTGPQDYVSHAHAHYRANRDAASAVLAARGIPFLTAQGAFYLWADVSHVSGGDVRAWVRRFLAESGVSFAPGTAFGSIGEGWIRIALCSSQADLVEGLSRLPARLPAEG; this is encoded by the coding sequence ATGCCCGAGCTTGCCGCCCACGTCCGCGACGTTCCCATCAACCAGATCCGCGAAATCACCGAAGCCGCCTGGGGAACCCCCGGCGCCATCGTGCTGAGCATCGGCGAACCGGGATTTGCCGTCCCCCGCCACATCCTTGAGGCCGGGATGGCGTGCCTGGACCGGGACGAGACGAACTACACCCCCAACGCCGGCATCCCGGCCCTGCGCGAGGCGTTCGCAGCCAGGTTCCGGGAACACCACGCGACGCCGGTCGGAGCGGACCGGGTGTACGTCGTCGACGGCGCCCAGCAGGGCCTGCACTTCGCGATGAGCCTGCTGCTCTCCCCCGGCGACGAGGTCCTGATTCCCAACCCGGGCTACCCGACCTTCGCGATGACCAGCAGCCTGCTGCACGCAGTCCCGGTGCAGTATCCGCTGTATCCCGAGCACGACTTCCAGCCCCGGATCCGGGACATCGAGGAGCTCATCACCCCGCGGACGAAGGTGCTGATCCTCAACTCGCCGTCCAACCCGCTGGGCGCGGTCCTGGGCGAGGAACTCACCCGCAGCCTCGTGGCGCTGGCCGTCCGGCACGATCTCTGGATCATCTCCGACGAATGCTACGAGGCGTTCACCTACGACGTTCCCCATGTGAGCCCGGCCCGCTTTGACAGCGACGTCCCCGGCGAAGCCCGCGTGTTCACTTCGCTCACACTCTCCAAGACCTACGGGCTGACCGGGCTGCGGATCGGGGCCCTGATCTGCCCGCCCGGCCTGGAGCAGAGGATGAACAACGTGATGGAGGCAATTGTCTCCTGTGTCGCCTCGCCCTCGCAGTACGCGGCGCTGGCCGCACTGACGGGTCCGCAGGACTATGTCAGCCACGCCCATGCGCACTACCGGGCCAACCGGGATGCTGCCTCGGCGGTCCTGGCTGCCAGGGGGATCCCGTTCCTCACCGCGCAGGGGGCCTTCTATCTGTGGGCGGATGTGTCCCACGTCAGCGGCGGGGATGTCCGCGCCTGGGTGCGGCGTTTCCTGGCCGAGTCCGGGGTGTCCTTTGCCCCCGGCACCGCGTTCGGCTCGATCGGCGAGGGCTGGATCCGGATTGCCCTCTGCAGCAGCCAGGCTGACCTCGTGGAAGGCCTCAGCCGGCTGCCGGCCAGGCTCCCGGCCGAAGGCTGA